A genomic region of Pseudomonas sp. MPC6 contains the following coding sequences:
- the pilW gene encoding type IV pilus biogenesis/stability protein PilW has translation MSLRLALLLLLASLCTGCVLSGDFNPMKTSKGRDEARVAYVQLGLGYLQQGMTERAKVPLKKALELDSSDPDANAALGLVFQAEMEPELADQHFRKALSGRPDDARILNNYGSFLFEQKRYKESYERFEQAAADTLYPERSRVFENLGMTASKLGQRDLAQQQLEKALRLNRQQPRALLEMAELSYEDRHYVPARDYYDRFSQLTEQNARSLLLGVRLAKVFQDRDKAASFGLQLKRLYPGTPEYQQYLSEQ, from the coding sequence ATGTCCCTGCGCTTAGCGCTGCTGTTGCTGCTGGCCAGTCTGTGTACTGGTTGTGTCCTGTCGGGCGATTTCAACCCGATGAAGACCAGCAAGGGCCGTGATGAAGCGCGGGTCGCCTATGTGCAATTGGGGCTCGGCTACCTGCAACAGGGCATGACCGAACGCGCCAAGGTGCCGCTGAAAAAGGCCTTGGAACTGGACAGCTCGGACCCCGACGCCAATGCGGCGCTGGGGCTGGTGTTCCAGGCCGAGATGGAGCCGGAACTGGCCGACCAGCATTTTCGCAAGGCGCTGTCCGGCCGTCCCGACGATGCGCGAATCCTCAATAACTACGGCAGTTTTCTTTTCGAACAGAAACGTTACAAAGAGTCTTACGAGCGCTTCGAGCAGGCCGCCGCCGATACCCTGTATCCTGAGCGTTCGCGAGTCTTCGAAAACCTGGGCATGACCGCTTCCAAGCTGGGCCAGCGTGACCTGGCCCAGCAACAACTGGAAAAAGCCCTGCGCTTGAATCGCCAACAACCACGTGCCTTGCTGGAAATGGCTGAGTTGTCTTACGAAGACAGGCATTATGTGCCCGCGCGTGACTATTACGACCGTTTCAGCCAGCTCACCGAGCAAAATGCACGTAGTCTATTGCTCGGCGTCCGGCTGGCAAAAGTGTTCCAAGATCGCGACAAGGCTGCCAGTTTTGGCCTGCAACTAAAACGACTCTATCCCGGTACGCCGGAATATCAGCAATACCTGTCGGAGCAATGA
- the rlmN gene encoding 23S rRNA (adenine(2503)-C(2))-methyltransferase RlmN, which translates to MTTSTVKTNLLGLTQLEMEKFFDSIGEKRFRAGQVMKWIHHLGVDDFDAMTNVSKALRDKLKVIAEVRGPEVVSEDISTDGTRKWVVRVASGSCVETVYIPQGKRGTLCVSSQAGCALDCSFCSTGKQGFNSNLTAAEVIGQVWIANKSFGSIPATADRAITNVVMMGMGEPLLNFDNVVAAMHLMMDDLGYGISKRRVTLSTSGVVPMIDELSKHIDVSLALSLHAPNDALRNQLVPINKKYPLKMLLESCQRYMSSLGEKRVLTIEYTLLKDINDKVEHAVEMIELLKNIPCKINLIPFNPFPHSGYERPSNNAIRRFQDQLHHAGFNVTVRTTRGEDIDAACGQLVGQVLDRTRRSERYIAVRELSAENDMAQNAANNN; encoded by the coding sequence ATGACTACATCGACTGTTAAAACTAACCTGCTGGGTCTGACTCAGCTGGAAATGGAAAAATTCTTCGACTCAATCGGGGAGAAGCGTTTCCGTGCCGGTCAGGTAATGAAATGGATTCACCACCTTGGCGTCGATGATTTCGACGCCATGACTAACGTCAGCAAGGCCCTGCGCGACAAGCTCAAGGTGATTGCCGAAGTTCGCGGTCCGGAAGTCGTCAGCGAGGACATCTCCACCGACGGCACCCGTAAATGGGTGGTGCGCGTGGCGTCCGGCAGCTGCGTCGAGACCGTGTACATTCCCCAGGGCAAACGCGGCACGTTGTGCGTTTCGTCCCAGGCAGGCTGTGCCCTGGATTGCAGTTTCTGCTCCACCGGCAAGCAAGGTTTCAACAGCAACCTCACCGCCGCCGAAGTCATCGGCCAGGTGTGGATTGCCAATAAATCGTTCGGCAGCATCCCGGCGACCGCCGACCGTGCCATCACCAACGTGGTGATGATGGGCATGGGTGAGCCGCTGCTGAACTTCGACAACGTCGTGGCCGCCATGCACCTGATGATGGATGACCTCGGCTATGGCATCTCCAAGCGCCGCGTGACCCTGTCCACGTCGGGCGTGGTGCCGATGATCGATGAGCTGTCCAAGCACATCGACGTGTCCCTGGCGTTGTCCCTGCACGCGCCGAATGACGCATTGCGTAACCAGTTGGTGCCGATCAACAAGAAGTATCCACTGAAGATGCTGCTTGAATCGTGCCAGCGCTACATGTCGTCCCTGGGCGAGAAGCGCGTGCTGACCATCGAGTACACCTTGCTCAAGGACATCAACGACAAGGTCGAGCACGCGGTCGAGATGATCGAACTGCTCAAGAACATCCCGTGCAAGATCAACCTGATTCCGTTCAACCCGTTCCCGCATTCCGGTTACGAGCGTCCGAGCAATAACGCGATTCGTCGTTTCCAGGATCAGCTTCACCATGCCGGCTTCAATGTCACCGTGCGCACCACCCGCGGCGAAGACATCGATGCCGCGTGTGGCCAATTGGTAGGGCAGGTGCTGGATCGCACCCGTCGTAGCGAACGTTATATCGCCGTGCGCGAGTTGAGCGCCGAAAACGATATGGCACAGAACGCTGCGAACAATAATTAA
- the ndk gene encoding nucleoside-diphosphate kinase, giving the protein MAVQRTFSIIKPDAVAKNVIGEITTRFEKAGLRVVASKLKQLSKAEAEGFYAEHSARGFFGDLVAFMISGPVVVQVLEGENAIALNRELMGATNPKEAAAGTIRADFADSIDANAVHGSDSEAAAAREISYFFAATEVTTR; this is encoded by the coding sequence ATGGCTGTTCAACGTACTTTCTCCATCATCAAGCCTGACGCTGTTGCAAAAAACGTTATCGGCGAGATCACCACTCGTTTCGAAAAAGCTGGCCTGCGCGTTGTAGCTTCGAAACTGAAGCAACTGTCCAAAGCCGAAGCCGAAGGCTTCTACGCTGAGCACAGCGCTCGTGGTTTCTTCGGCGACCTGGTTGCTTTCATGATCTCCGGTCCGGTTGTCGTTCAGGTTCTGGAAGGCGAAAACGCTATCGCTCTGAACCGTGAGCTGATGGGCGCCACCAACCCTAAAGAAGCGGCTGCCGGTACCATCCGCGCTGACTTCGCTGATTCGATCGACGCCAACGCTGTACACGGTTCGGACTCCGAAGCCGCTGCCGCTCGCGAAATCTCGTACTTCTTCGCAGCTACTGAAGTAACCACTCGCTAA
- the iscX gene encoding Fe-S cluster assembly protein IscX, translated as MSLKWVDVLEIAIQLAESKPEVDPRYVNFVDLHKWVLALPEFSDDPTRGGEKVLEAIQAAWIEEAD; from the coding sequence ATGAGTCTGAAATGGGTTGATGTGCTGGAAATCGCGATCCAGCTGGCTGAATCGAAGCCGGAAGTGGACCCGCGTTATGTGAACTTCGTCGATCTGCACAAGTGGGTGCTGGCATTGCCGGAGTTCAGCGATGATCCGACCCGCGGTGGCGAGAAGGTGCTTGAAGCCATCCAGGCCGCCTGGATCGAAGAAGCCGATTGA
- the fdx gene encoding ISC system 2Fe-2S type ferredoxin, which produces MPQVIFLPHEKFCPDGMVVEAEPGISILELAHEHHIEMESACGGVCACTTCHCIIREGFDSLEEADELEEDFLDRAWGLEAQSRLGCQAIVGTEDLTVEIPKYSLNHAAEAPH; this is translated from the coding sequence ATGCCGCAGGTCATTTTTCTGCCTCACGAGAAGTTTTGCCCGGATGGCATGGTTGTGGAGGCTGAGCCGGGTATCTCCATTCTCGAGCTGGCCCATGAACACCATATCGAGATGGAAAGCGCCTGTGGCGGCGTCTGCGCCTGCACCACCTGCCACTGCATCATCCGCGAAGGTTTCGACTCGCTGGAAGAAGCGGATGAACTGGAAGAAGACTTTCTTGATCGGGCCTGGGGTCTGGAGGCGCAATCGCGTCTAGGCTGTCAGGCGATCGTCGGGACTGAAGACCTGACGGTCGAAATTCCGAAATACTCGCTCAACCATGCAGCCGAAGCGCCGCACTGA